From a single Streptomyces sp. NBC_01264 genomic region:
- a CDS encoding universal stress protein, whose translation MTDIAEGRDIMVGIDPTGRWLLPLAWAADEAHRRNVRLRLVLAVPSPHDTEHMVDDTAQHDAVRQASSEALEEAAVWARERHSGTELATVLRDGYPAPVLCGTSRHARMVVLGSRHLTRPEEIFSGCSVVLPVTAQADCRVVVVGGSEGVVTGPPRLVVGVDGSEASKKATAVAFQEASLRGCELHAISVWQPPVFSFQNETAAVGAQRRMLTETAAGWVQEYPDVKLTHEVLTGHPVECLAMAADHALALVVGRRGRGGYTGIRLGSVVHGLLHRAHCPVVTVPGK comes from the coding sequence ATGACGGACATCGCGGAAGGAAGGGACATCATGGTGGGGATCGACCCCACCGGAAGGTGGCTCCTGCCCCTCGCCTGGGCTGCCGACGAGGCACACCGTCGCAATGTACGGCTCCGACTCGTCCTGGCCGTGCCCTCGCCCCACGACACCGAGCACATGGTCGACGACACCGCTCAGCACGATGCCGTACGCCAAGCCAGCTCGGAGGCTCTCGAAGAGGCCGCGGTCTGGGCGCGTGAGCGCCACTCCGGGACGGAACTGGCAACCGTGCTGCGCGACGGATACCCGGCACCAGTGCTCTGCGGCACGTCTAGACATGCGCGCATGGTCGTCCTCGGCTCGCGGCACCTGACCCGGCCCGAGGAGATCTTCAGCGGTTGCTCCGTCGTGCTGCCCGTCACGGCGCAGGCGGACTGCCGGGTCGTCGTGGTGGGAGGCTCCGAGGGCGTTGTCACGGGTCCGCCCCGTCTTGTCGTCGGAGTCGACGGCAGCGAAGCGTCCAAGAAGGCCACGGCCGTGGCCTTCCAGGAGGCCAGCCTGCGGGGCTGCGAGCTGCACGCGATCTCGGTGTGGCAGCCACCCGTCTTCTCCTTCCAGAACGAGACGGCGGCTGTGGGGGCCCAGCGCCGCATGCTCACCGAGACGGCCGCAGGCTGGGTGCAGGAGTACCCGGACGTGAAGCTCACCCACGAGGTGCTGACCGGGCACCCGGTGGAGTGCCTCGCCATGGCAGCTGATCACGCCTTGGCCTTGGTCGTGGGCCGACGGGGCAGGGGCGGCTACACGGGCATCCGGCTCGGATCGGTCGTCCACGGGCTGCTGCACCGTGCGCACTGCCCGGTCGTCACCGTCCCGGGCAAATGA
- a CDS encoding phosphoketolase family protein, translating to MTTTYRITELDAHWRAANYLTAGQIYLLDNPLLAEPLRPEHIKPRLLGHWGTAPGLNLVHTHLNRVIKERSLEALCVWGPGHGGAAVLANSWLEGTYTETYPDLGRDTEGMRKLFRQFSFPGGVPSHVAPETPGSVHEGGELGYSLAHAYGAAFDHPSLLVACVIGDGEAETGPLAASWHSNKFLDPVHDGAVLPILHLNGYKIANPTVLSRIPEAELDALLRGYGHEPLYVSGSDPALVHPAMAGAMDQALDRIHTIQSEARAAGTDPGAERARWPMIVLRTPKGWTGPAVVDGQPVEGTWRAHQVPLAEVRENPEHLRQLERWMRSYRPEELFAGDGRPVSAVLACVPEGERRLGASPYANGGRLLRSLPLPGLDAWAVPVEKPGSTLHEPTRVLGRYLAQVMAATAGRRDFRVVGPDETASNHLDDLYAVTGKAWQGMTEPTDQHLSRDGRVMEILSEHVCQGWLEGYLLTGRHGLFSTYEAFAHIVDSMVGQHIKWLKNARELSWRAPIASLNYLLTSHVWRQDSNGFSHQDPGFVDHVLNKSPEVVRVYLPPDANTLLAVADHALRSRDRVNVIVAGKQPCHDWLAMDAARAHVARGAGVWAWAGTDDGTRAPDVVLACAGDVPTLEVLAAAALLRQHLPELAVRVVNVVDIARLMPRSEHPHGMTDPEYDALFTTDKPVVFAYHGYPWLIHRLAYRRTGHPNLHVRGYRESGTTTTPFDMVVRNDLDRYRLVMDVIDRVPGLAGRAEGLRRSMCDQRIRHHDWIRSHGTDLPEVADWSWPY from the coding sequence ATGACGACCACGTACCGGATCACTGAGCTGGACGCGCATTGGCGTGCCGCGAACTATCTGACCGCCGGCCAGATCTACCTCCTGGACAACCCGCTGCTCGCCGAGCCGTTGCGGCCGGAGCACATCAAGCCTCGCCTGCTCGGCCACTGGGGCACCGCACCCGGCCTGAACCTCGTCCACACCCACCTGAACCGGGTGATCAAGGAGCGTTCGCTGGAGGCCCTGTGCGTCTGGGGACCCGGCCACGGCGGGGCGGCGGTCCTCGCAAACTCCTGGCTGGAGGGCACGTACACCGAGACCTACCCGGACCTCGGCCGCGACACGGAAGGGATGCGCAAGCTGTTCCGCCAGTTCTCCTTCCCCGGCGGCGTGCCGAGCCACGTGGCGCCCGAGACGCCGGGCTCCGTCCACGAGGGCGGCGAGCTCGGCTACTCACTGGCCCACGCCTACGGGGCCGCCTTCGACCATCCCAGCCTGCTCGTCGCCTGCGTCATCGGTGACGGCGAGGCGGAGACGGGACCGCTGGCCGCTTCCTGGCACTCCAACAAGTTCCTGGACCCGGTCCACGACGGCGCCGTCCTACCGATCCTCCACCTCAACGGATACAAGATCGCCAACCCGACCGTGCTGTCACGGATCCCCGAGGCCGAACTCGACGCGCTGCTGCGCGGCTACGGGCACGAGCCCCTCTACGTCTCCGGCAGCGACCCCGCACTCGTCCACCCGGCCATGGCCGGAGCCATGGACCAGGCCCTCGACCGCATCCACACCATCCAGAGCGAAGCACGGGCCGCAGGCACGGATCCGGGCGCCGAGCGCGCACGCTGGCCGATGATCGTCCTGAGGACCCCCAAGGGCTGGACGGGTCCCGCCGTCGTCGACGGGCAACCCGTCGAGGGCACCTGGCGCGCCCACCAGGTGCCGCTCGCCGAAGTCCGCGAGAACCCCGAACACCTGCGGCAGCTGGAAAGGTGGATGCGCTCCTACCGGCCCGAGGAGCTCTTCGCCGGCGACGGCCGTCCGGTGTCCGCCGTACTGGCCTGCGTACCGGAAGGCGAGCGGCGCCTGGGCGCGAGCCCGTACGCCAACGGCGGCCGGCTGCTGCGCTCGCTCCCCCTGCCCGGGCTCGACGCGTGGGCCGTCCCCGTGGAGAAGCCCGGAAGCACCCTGCACGAGCCCACCCGCGTGCTCGGCCGCTACCTCGCGCAGGTCATGGCGGCCACGGCGGGACGGCGGGACTTCCGGGTCGTAGGACCGGACGAAACGGCGAGCAACCATCTCGACGACCTGTACGCGGTGACGGGCAAGGCCTGGCAGGGCATGACGGAACCCACCGACCAGCACCTCTCCCGCGACGGCCGGGTCATGGAGATCCTCTCCGAGCACGTGTGCCAGGGCTGGCTGGAGGGGTACCTCCTCACGGGCCGCCACGGACTGTTCTCCACCTACGAGGCCTTCGCCCACATCGTGGACTCCATGGTCGGTCAGCACATCAAATGGCTCAAGAACGCCCGCGAGCTGAGCTGGCGCGCACCCATCGCCTCCCTCAACTACCTGCTCACCTCGCACGTCTGGCGCCAGGACAGCAACGGCTTCTCCCACCAGGACCCCGGCTTCGTCGACCACGTCCTCAACAAGAGCCCCGAGGTCGTACGGGTCTACCTGCCGCCGGACGCCAACACCCTCCTCGCCGTGGCCGATCACGCCCTGCGCAGCCGCGACCGGGTCAACGTGATCGTCGCGGGCAAGCAGCCCTGCCACGACTGGCTGGCCATGGACGCGGCACGGGCACACGTCGCACGGGGCGCCGGAGTCTGGGCGTGGGCCGGGACCGACGACGGGACCCGCGCACCCGACGTCGTACTGGCCTGCGCTGGGGACGTGCCGACCCTGGAGGTCCTCGCAGCCGCGGCCCTGCTGCGTCAGCACCTCCCGGAGCTGGCCGTGCGCGTGGTCAACGTCGTCGACATCGCCCGACTCATGCCGCGGTCCGAGCACCCGCACGGCATGACGGACCCCGAGTACGACGCGCTCTTCACCACCGACAAGCCGGTGGTCTTCGCGTACCACGGCTATCCGTGGCTGATCCACCGCCTCGCCTACCGCCGGACCGGCCATCCGAACCTGCACGTGCGCGGCTACAGGGAGTCCGGCACCACCACCACCCCCTTCGACATGGTCGTGCGCAACGACCTCGACCGGTACCGGCTCGTCATGGACGTCATCGACCGCGTCCCCGGCCTCGCCGGCCGCGCCGAAGGCCTGCGCCGGAGCATGTGCGACCAGCGGATCCGCCACCACGACTGGATCCGCTCCCACGGCACCGATCTCCCTGAGGTCGCCGACTGGTCCTGGCCTTACTGA
- a CDS encoding response regulator, whose amino-acid sequence MSDAPAAAQDPIRVFLLDDHEVVRRGLHDLLDSEPDIEVVGEAGTAAQALARGPALRPDVAVLDVRLPDSDGITVCRELRSRMPDLACLMLTSFDDEEALLDAIMAGAAGYVLKQIKGSDLLTAIRTVATGQSMLDPATTARLMSSLRDPAAGKPPGDERLTVLSERERAVLELIGEGLTNRQVGKRLFLSEKTVKNHISRLLAKLGVERRVQAAVIAAEVREHDETGR is encoded by the coding sequence ATGTCCGATGCACCAGCTGCCGCCCAGGACCCCATCCGGGTGTTCCTCCTCGACGACCACGAGGTCGTCCGGCGCGGCTTGCACGATCTGCTGGACTCCGAGCCCGACATCGAGGTGGTGGGCGAGGCGGGAACGGCCGCACAGGCCCTGGCCAGGGGGCCCGCCCTGCGGCCGGACGTGGCGGTGCTCGACGTACGGCTGCCCGACAGCGACGGCATCACCGTCTGCCGCGAACTCCGCTCACGCATGCCGGACCTCGCCTGCCTCATGCTGACGTCCTTCGACGATGAGGAGGCCCTCCTCGACGCCATCATGGCCGGAGCGGCCGGGTACGTCCTGAAACAGATCAAGGGCTCGGACCTGCTCACCGCCATCCGGACGGTGGCGACGGGCCAGTCGATGCTCGACCCCGCGACCACCGCGCGCCTGATGAGTTCACTCCGGGATCCGGCCGCCGGGAAACCGCCCGGGGACGAGCGGCTGACGGTCCTCTCCGAGCGCGAGCGCGCCGTACTCGAACTCATCGGCGAAGGACTCACCAACCGTCAGGTCGGCAAACGGCTCTTCCTGTCCGAGAAGACGGTCAAGAACCACATCTCGCGACTGCTCGCCAAACTGGGCGTCGAACGCCGTGTGCAGGCCGCCGTCATCGCCGCCGAGGTCCGCGAACACGACGAGACCGGCCGCTGA
- a CDS encoding sensor histidine kinase, which translates to MVGDDREAPTSRIPQPRLDALQAEVNDARDTRDRLTGLLEAVMSLGQELDLAQVLRGIVEAAVVLVDAEYGALGVVGADEKLAEFLPVGISDQLRARIGALPAGHGLLGELIRHPRPLRLGDLSEHPASAGFPEHHPPMRSFLGVPIRARGEVFGNLYLTEKRGGKGFDAEDEGVLSTLAVAAGVAVDNARLYEEVRLRERWLEAGSDFTNALLSGSSEIEVLEGMLERARDIISAEMCVFYQSGPSGELRGSLALGAGAEAHRGIVLPGGEGILAALTLAPDGLITLADVATDARIAAQPDAWTGFGPAVAVTVGTRAKLRGVLMLARRTGRRAFAGAEVAPLPGFAGQAALALELADRRRDSEQVSLLEDRDRIARDLHDLAIQRLFATGMTLQSAQRFVEHPEASERLSRAIDDLDETIKIIRTTIFGLRDHEAAGSSPRLRARTVRAVGAAAAVLGFAPALRMEGLIDTDVPVPVADDVVAVLGEALTNVARHARAARVEVGIVLADGVLAVTVSDDGVGLADGGRRSGLRNLAERAEARGGKLSVSPHSGSCGTRLDWRIPLGPTR; encoded by the coding sequence ATGGTCGGGGATGATCGCGAAGCGCCGACGAGCCGGATTCCGCAGCCGAGGCTTGACGCGCTCCAGGCAGAGGTCAACGACGCGCGGGATACCCGGGACCGGCTGACAGGCCTGTTGGAAGCGGTCATGTCGCTGGGGCAGGAGCTGGACCTGGCCCAGGTGCTGCGGGGCATCGTGGAGGCCGCGGTCGTCCTGGTGGACGCGGAGTACGGGGCACTGGGCGTGGTGGGAGCCGACGAGAAGCTCGCGGAGTTCCTCCCGGTGGGCATCAGCGACCAGCTCCGGGCGCGGATCGGAGCCCTACCCGCCGGGCATGGACTGCTGGGCGAGCTGATCAGGCACCCGCGGCCGCTGCGCCTGGGAGACCTCTCGGAGCACCCGGCCTCCGCCGGCTTTCCGGAACACCATCCGCCGATGCGTTCCTTCCTCGGTGTACCGATACGGGCCCGGGGTGAGGTGTTCGGCAATCTCTACCTGACGGAGAAGCGGGGCGGGAAGGGCTTCGACGCGGAGGACGAGGGGGTCCTGTCCACACTCGCGGTCGCTGCCGGTGTCGCTGTGGACAACGCCCGCTTGTACGAAGAGGTCCGCCTTCGGGAGCGCTGGCTGGAGGCCGGCTCGGACTTCACGAACGCGTTGCTGTCCGGCTCCTCCGAGATCGAGGTACTGGAAGGCATGCTCGAGCGCGCCCGCGACATCATCTCGGCCGAGATGTGTGTCTTCTACCAGTCGGGGCCCAGCGGCGAGCTGCGCGGCTCCCTGGCCTTGGGCGCGGGTGCCGAAGCGCACCGCGGGATCGTGCTGCCCGGCGGCGAGGGGATACTCGCCGCACTCACCCTGGCCCCGGACGGACTGATCACCTTGGCCGATGTGGCCACCGACGCCCGGATCGCGGCGCAGCCGGACGCATGGACGGGCTTCGGCCCGGCCGTGGCCGTCACGGTGGGCACCAGGGCGAAGCTGCGCGGCGTGCTGATGCTGGCGAGGCGTACTGGCCGGCGGGCCTTCGCCGGGGCCGAGGTGGCGCCCCTGCCCGGCTTCGCGGGACAGGCCGCCCTGGCCCTGGAGCTCGCGGACCGGCGCCGGGACAGCGAGCAGGTGAGCTTGCTGGAAGACCGTGACCGGATCGCCCGCGACCTGCACGATCTCGCGATCCAGCGGCTCTTCGCGACGGGCATGACGTTGCAAAGCGCCCAGCGCTTCGTGGAGCACCCCGAGGCGTCCGAGCGGCTGAGCCGGGCGATCGACGACCTGGACGAGACGATCAAGATCATCCGTACAACCATCTTCGGACTGCGCGACCACGAGGCGGCGGGCAGCAGTCCGAGGCTCCGGGCCCGCACGGTGCGCGCCGTGGGCGCGGCGGCGGCGGTACTGGGCTTCGCTCCCGCCCTGCGTATGGAGGGTCTGATCGACACGGATGTACCGGTGCCGGTCGCCGACGACGTGGTGGCGGTGCTGGGGGAGGCTCTGACCAACGTGGCCCGGCACGCGCGGGCGGCGCGGGTGGAGGTCGGGATCGTCCTGGCGGACGGCGTGCTGGCCGTGACGGTGAGTGACGACGGGGTGGGTCTCGCGGACGGTGGCCGTCGGAGTGGTCTGCGCAACCTCGCGGAGCGCGCCGAGGCCCGCGGGGGCAAGCTGTCCGTCTCGCCGCATTCCGGCAGTTGCGGAACGCGTCTGGACTGGCGGATCCCGCTGGGCCCCACCAGGTGA
- a CDS encoding universal stress protein: MEGSTQHRPDLGSVVVGVDGSSTALTAAFWAAAEASRRSSTLHIFYAGDTADRIFYLSAQIIERVHAEGRDLLEVTAAAVSERFPGLHVTTEYSRRDPVFGLHRVGAKYGTTVVGHRGLGGFEALRLGSVGLRVVAAATTPVIVVRGGEDLAESGVVLAAVRDEYDLESARRAAREAELRKATLRLLTVWNILQYAGTAVTMLDDVDELAGRHVRSLKSVADRVREEFPAVTVNTVAEKSVSVASVLVEASRHADLFVMGGRRSPGYFGPTLGRTTHSLLHHSHCPVELIPRRDEEQGSDAS; this comes from the coding sequence ATGGAAGGCTCCACCCAACACCGTCCGGACCTCGGCTCGGTCGTCGTCGGTGTCGACGGATCGAGCACTGCACTGACAGCGGCCTTCTGGGCCGCCGCCGAAGCGTCGCGGCGCAGCAGCACCCTTCACATCTTCTACGCGGGCGACACCGCCGACCGGATCTTCTACCTCTCGGCTCAGATCATCGAACGCGTCCACGCGGAGGGCCGCGATCTGCTGGAGGTCACGGCCGCCGCGGTCTCGGAGCGGTTCCCCGGCCTCCACGTCACCACGGAGTACAGCCGCAGGGACCCCGTCTTCGGTCTGCACCGAGTGGGGGCGAAGTACGGCACCACCGTGGTAGGTCACCGAGGTCTGGGTGGGTTCGAGGCCCTGCGGCTCGGTTCGGTCGGTCTGAGGGTCGTGGCAGCCGCGACGACCCCCGTCATCGTGGTACGAGGCGGCGAGGACCTTGCCGAGAGCGGGGTGGTGCTGGCGGCGGTCCGGGACGAGTACGACCTCGAATCGGCACGACGCGCCGCCCGCGAAGCGGAGCTGCGCAAGGCAACGCTGCGGCTGCTGACCGTGTGGAACATACTCCAGTACGCCGGAACCGCCGTCACCATGCTCGATGACGTCGACGAGCTCGCCGGCCGCCATGTCCGGAGTCTGAAGTCCGTGGCCGACCGGGTACGCGAGGAGTTTCCCGCGGTGACGGTGAACACCGTTGCGGAGAAGAGCGTCTCGGTGGCTTCGGTCCTGGTCGAGGCGTCACGTCACGCTGACCTGTTCGTCATGGGAGGCCGGAGATCACCCGGATACTTCGGACCCACCCTGGGACGTACCACCCACAGTCTCCTGCACCACTCGCACTGCCCCGTGGAGCTCATTCCGCGGCGCGACGAGGAGCAGGGGAGCGACGCGTCATGA
- a CDS encoding CBS domain-containing protein codes for MKHAKVGFLMTDEVVSVLGLTPSTDVAALLVEHDISGVPVVDADDRVLGVVSRSDLLVQDHLTAKELMTTPAVTIHAEQTVTEAARLITRRGVTRLPVIDDEDRLVGIVTRRDLLRVFLRPDHEIRRVLVEDVLADTMGIGADAVSVRVADGVVTLAGRLPESSQIPVALRLAGQLDGVVAVIDRLTAHSDDARTRIRTAPLDRGAEDAPR; via the coding sequence ATGAAGCACGCCAAGGTCGGCTTCCTGATGACCGACGAGGTCGTCTCGGTCCTCGGGCTGACCCCGTCCACGGACGTGGCCGCGCTGCTCGTCGAGCACGACATCAGCGGAGTGCCGGTCGTGGACGCGGACGATCGCGTCCTCGGGGTCGTTTCGAGGAGCGATCTGCTCGTCCAAGACCACCTCACCGCAAAGGAGTTGATGACCACACCGGCCGTCACGATCCACGCCGAACAGACCGTCACCGAGGCCGCCCGCCTCATCACCCGACGCGGTGTGACGCGCCTGCCGGTGATCGACGACGAGGACCGGCTGGTCGGCATCGTGACCCGCCGGGACCTGCTGCGCGTGTTCCTCCGCCCTGACCACGAGATACGCCGCGTGCTGGTCGAGGACGTGCTGGCGGACACGATGGGCATCGGCGCCGACGCCGTGAGCGTGCGCGTCGCGGACGGGGTCGTCACCCTGGCCGGCCGGCTGCCCGAGAGCAGCCAGATTCCCGTCGCGCTCCGGCTCGCCGGACAGTTGGACGGTGTGGTGGCGGTCATCGACAGGCTCACGGCGCACTCCGACGACGCCCGCACCCGCATCCGCACCGCTCCACTGGACCGCGGCGCCGAGGATGCACCCCGCTGA
- a CDS encoding IS110 family transposase: MNERRARLWAGIDAGKGHHWAAVVDESGSTLWSKKIDNDESAILTALGGILELADEVRWAVDISGTSSALLLALLAAHGQQTVYVPGRTVNRMSGAYRGETKTDARDAYVIAETARHRRDFATIEVPAQLAADLALLTAHRSDLVADRVRMINRLRDVLTGVFPSLERAFDYSSHRGALVLLTGFQTPAALRRRGQTRLTAWLAKRGVRNADTVATTALEAAGAQYTVLPGEDVAGQISADLAGQILALDDRLKRVDKQIRETFRTHPQAGIIESMPGMGPILGAELVVAAGDLTAYADAGHLASAAGLVPVPRDSGRRTGNLHRPKRYSRRLRRVFYMSAQTSIIRDGPNRNFYLKKRAEGCKHVQAVIALARRRASVLWTLLRDGREFTSAPPVTHPA; the protein is encoded by the coding sequence ATGAACGAGCGACGAGCCCGGCTCTGGGCCGGCATCGACGCGGGCAAGGGACACCACTGGGCAGCAGTGGTCGACGAATCCGGCAGCACCCTGTGGTCGAAAAAGATCGACAATGACGAGTCGGCGATCCTGACCGCACTCGGCGGGATCCTGGAGCTTGCCGACGAGGTCCGCTGGGCGGTGGACATCTCCGGAACGTCCTCCGCGCTGCTGCTGGCCCTGCTCGCGGCCCATGGCCAGCAGACCGTCTACGTGCCCGGCCGCACGGTCAACCGCATGTCCGGGGCCTACCGGGGCGAGACCAAGACGGACGCCCGAGATGCCTACGTCATCGCCGAAACCGCCCGCCACCGGCGGGACTTCGCCACGATTGAGGTCCCCGCCCAGCTCGCTGCCGACCTTGCACTGCTGACCGCCCACCGCTCGGACCTGGTGGCCGACCGGGTACGCATGATCAACCGGCTCCGCGATGTGCTGACCGGTGTCTTCCCCTCGCTGGAACGGGCCTTCGACTACAGCAGTCACAGAGGTGCACTGGTGCTGCTGACCGGCTTCCAGACCCCGGCCGCCCTGCGTAGGCGAGGGCAGACCAGGCTCACGGCATGGCTGGCCAAACGCGGCGTCCGTAACGCCGACACCGTCGCAACCACCGCTCTGGAAGCGGCCGGAGCCCAGTACACGGTGCTGCCCGGCGAGGACGTTGCAGGACAGATCAGCGCCGACCTGGCCGGGCAGATCCTGGCGCTGGACGATCGACTCAAGCGCGTCGACAAGCAGATCCGCGAGACGTTCCGTACCCATCCGCAGGCCGGGATCATCGAGTCGATGCCCGGCATGGGCCCGATACTCGGCGCCGAGCTCGTCGTCGCCGCGGGCGACCTGACCGCCTACGCGGATGCCGGTCACCTGGCCTCGGCGGCCGGGCTGGTACCCGTCCCCCGGGACTCCGGCCGCCGGACGGGCAACCTGCATCGGCCCAAGCGCTACAGCCGCCGACTGCGGCGGGTGTTCTACATGTCCGCGCAGACCAGCATCATCCGCGACGGCCCGAACCGGAACTTCTACCTCAAGAAGCGCGCCGAGGGCTGCAAGCACGTCCAGGCCGTCATCGCCCTGGCCCGACGACGGGCGAGTGTGTTGTGGACACTGCTGCGTGACGGGAGGGAGTTCACCTCCGCTCCGCCGGTCACGCATCCGGCTTGA
- a CDS encoding DUF1003 domain-containing protein, with translation MKGPQAEAEAEARHHPVVVAHRTNRAADVQLRVADAITKFAGSMPFVYLHAIGFAFWMVFVEANPWPMLTLVVSLEAIFLSTFVMIGQNRQAVFQQEKADHDFVEQELELKTNTELTRAIHAMTTELHSRLVPEVDSDGGSSAR, from the coding sequence GTGAAGGGACCCCAGGCCGAGGCCGAAGCCGAGGCGCGGCATCATCCCGTTGTCGTCGCACACCGTACGAACCGGGCGGCCGATGTCCAGCTGCGCGTCGCCGACGCGATCACGAAATTCGCCGGCTCCATGCCGTTCGTCTACCTCCACGCGATCGGCTTCGCCTTCTGGATGGTGTTCGTGGAGGCCAATCCCTGGCCGATGCTGACCCTCGTCGTCTCCCTGGAGGCGATCTTCCTGTCGACCTTCGTGATGATCGGCCAGAACCGGCAGGCTGTGTTCCAGCAGGAGAAGGCCGACCACGACTTCGTCGAGCAGGAGCTGGAGCTCAAGACCAATACGGAACTGACCCGTGCCATCCACGCGATGACCACGGAACTCCACAGCCGGCTGGTTCCCGAAGTGGACAGCGACGGCGGGTCCTCGGCACGGTGA
- a CDS encoding Crp/Fnr family transcriptional regulator: MSTSSPHRLTSSPNRFDHALSPEHRGSLLALAHEADFPAGTRMYNQGGHTSHFWVIRSGNVGMDVHVPGRQAAVVETVGPGELVGWSWLFRPYTWHFGAEAMTPVRTDEFDAAAVRELMDTDPALASAMWQWVGQVLAHRLVSAHVRLLDLYAPHGSGTHI, encoded by the coding sequence ATGAGCACCTCCTCCCCCCACCGGCTCACCTCCTCCCCCAACCGCTTCGACCACGCCCTCTCCCCGGAACACCGTGGCAGCCTGCTGGCCCTCGCCCACGAGGCGGACTTCCCCGCCGGCACGCGCATGTACAACCAGGGCGGGCACACCAGCCACTTCTGGGTCATCCGGTCGGGGAACGTCGGCATGGACGTGCACGTACCCGGCCGGCAGGCCGCGGTGGTCGAGACCGTCGGCCCCGGCGAGCTCGTCGGCTGGTCCTGGCTGTTCCGCCCCTACACCTGGCACTTCGGCGCCGAGGCCATGACGCCGGTGCGCACCGACGAGTTCGACGCCGCCGCCGTGCGCGAGCTGATGGACACCGACCCCGCCCTCGCCTCCGCGATGTGGCAGTGGGTGGGCCAGGTGCTCGCCCACCGGCTCGTCTCCGCCCACGTCCGGCTCCTCGACCTGTACGCACCCCACGGCAGCGGAACCCACATCTGA
- a CDS encoding helix-turn-helix domain-containing protein yields MGETTADASPIKVPAARGDLGRRVTARREELGITREELGERCGAAASYIAYVEERAAAPSMGMLVGLADGLETTVGELTGRTTDSPPGMGTSMRGSASTVLSEAECHRLLSTHGIGRVGFSGMEGLAVFPVNYVVVGAEIAFRTAADSRLAEASGTEVAFEVDHIDDAMREGWSVMAVGELSGITDGERVSHLYSVARSLPWAGGPRTHWMTVAPTRVSGRRVGSG; encoded by the coding sequence ATGGGAGAGACCACGGCAGACGCGTCCCCGATCAAGGTTCCGGCTGCCCGGGGTGACCTCGGGCGACGCGTGACGGCCCGACGCGAAGAGCTGGGAATCACGCGTGAGGAACTAGGAGAGCGCTGTGGGGCCGCCGCGTCGTACATCGCCTACGTGGAAGAACGGGCGGCAGCGCCGAGCATGGGCATGCTCGTGGGTCTCGCGGATGGTCTGGAGACCACCGTTGGGGAGCTGACCGGGAGAACGACGGACAGTCCTCCCGGCATGGGGACCTCGATGCGCGGTTCCGCCTCGACGGTGCTGAGCGAGGCCGAGTGCCACCGGCTGCTCTCCACCCACGGCATCGGCCGGGTGGGCTTCTCCGGGATGGAAGGGCTTGCCGTCTTTCCCGTCAACTACGTCGTTGTCGGGGCCGAGATCGCGTTCCGAACGGCGGCCGACTCGCGCCTCGCCGAGGCATCCGGCACCGAGGTCGCCTTCGAGGTGGACCACATCGACGACGCGATGCGAGAGGGCTGGAGCGTCATGGCCGTCGGCGAGCTGTCCGGCATCACGGACGGGGAACGCGTCAGCCACCTGTACTCCGTAGCCCGCTCGCTCCCCTGGGCCGGCGGACCCCGTACGCACTGGATGACCGTGGCCCCGACCCGGGTCTCCGGCCGGCGCGTGGGATCCGGGTGA